aacgcaaatcaagtcaaatgctggtttttgaggagagtggaaaccggagtacccggagaaaaccacTCGGTGCAGAGTGTAGACTTCAAGCAACCAAACAACAATTTGAACGCACTTTATTATGTATCGTCGAACAAGCATTTCGGTATTGGAGAAATTCAAGTGATCGAGCGGTGATTACGCGTGAGTGGTTCAActaaaagagaaaatttcggTTACAAATAAATCTAGATGAAATGAAATcagaaaagaaattaatactTACAAACTATTGATTGGCTTTCTAAAGAACGAGAGTACAACAGAAAACTCAACGAGCATAACCATCTGTTTACGAGTCACACCTAGTACTCAAGATCCCCTGCGTGGGATCGCGGGTTACGGAAGTAACGTAACGGAAGTAACATGCCGGCCCCTAAATGTTTAAGATTATAACATTTACGAAttcaacaagaaagaaaaaaaaaaaggaaaagaaaaacagtctTTCGAAAACTTCATGAGTTCGTGCTTTCAACAGTCTCTAACAGTACCAGCTTGGTGATGGGTCGCGACAACGTAGTGGAAGTTGTCTTCACTTTCGCGCTTCGAACACAACCATGTTGTAGGTTGGTGTGAGTCTCGACGATTCGACCAAGAGGCCACGATGATCTGGGACACCTGTCATCAACGATGAGCACTATATCACCAACTGCGAGGTTTCTCTTCTTGTGAAACCACTTTTGACGTTGTTGTAGCTGTGGAAGGTACTCCCGAGTCCATCTCCTCCAAAAGGTGTCCACCAGATGCTGAACTTGACGCCATCTTCTGCGTGCGTACATTTCATCGCCTGTAAACGCTCCTGGTGGAAGCTGTGGACCATTCcgcagaagaagaagatgatttGGCGTAAGGGGTTGAAGATCACGGGGATCATCAGACACCTTGGTAATTGGCCTACTGTTGACAATCGCTTCAATCTCACACATTAGTGTTGCCAACGCTTCGTCGTCTAGCTTCTGTTCTTGAATAAGAGAGCTGAGAATTCTTCTTATGCCTCGTACGCATCGCTCCCAAACTCCTCCTTGGTGGGAAGCGGAAGGAAGGTTGAACACCCACTTGATGTTTTGCTGACTCATAAACTCGTTGATTTGCTGCCCATTCCATTCTTCAATCGCTTCGCGCAATTCCCTGTTTCCCGCTGCGAAATTTGTCCCATTATCCGATCTGACCAACTCCGGAAGACCTCGTCTTGCAGCAAACCTTCTGAATGAATTGATGAAGGAATGGGTGTCCATACTGTGCAACACTTCGATGTGTATAGCCCTGACCGTCAAGCAGGTATACACAATTCCATAACGCTTCACGTCCGCTCTTCCCCTTTTAACAACAAATGGGCCAAAACAATCCACGCCCACGTGGGAGAACGGGGGTCTGTCGGGCTGGACTCGATCAGCAGGCAAATCTGACATCTTTTGAATTCCAGGAGAAGCGTACTGCTTTCGGCAACTGAAACATGAGTTGACTACTTTCTTTACCGTCGCCCTACCGTTGATTGGCCAGAATCTTTCTCTGGTGAGTGAAAGCACGTGTTCCACTCCGGCGTGACCCAACGTTTCATGATAGTGCCGCACGATGAGGCTCGGCAGAAGTATAGGATACTTGGCTTCTTCTCCAATCGGTGCGTTCCTCAAGCGCCCGCCTACGCGTAAAAGACCATT
Above is a window of Montipora capricornis isolate CH-2021 chromosome 6, ASM3666992v2, whole genome shotgun sequence DNA encoding:
- the LOC138053472 gene encoding uncharacterized protein — protein: MVYGAVSYLRFVNSKGRIHCAFVLGKARLAPMKQVTVPRLELTAAATATRVSNMILREIDLPINEVLYWTDSTCVLAYISNQDRRFKTFVANKIALIRETTQPSQWKYVNTQLNVADDVSRGQSAGALINNTRWKAGPDFLWKTEDHWPQKPLSHASLDCEDPELKREAKTFTASAGDTADIIEQMIQYFSFWFKLKKHIAWILRYRSKLLSASQKTKKKQEITFSSEAPMPIAAEEIQCAEIEIVKYVQRRCFAGEVSSSKSSKLHKLNAFRVNGLLRVGGRLRNAPIGEEAKYPILLPSLIVRHYHETLGHAGVEHVLSLTRERFWPINGRATVKKVVNSCFSCRKQYASPGIQKMSDLPADRVQPDRPPFSHVGVDCFGPFVVKRGRADVKRYGIVYTCLTVRAIHIEVLHSMDTHSFINSFRRFAARRGLPELVRSDNGTNFAAGNRELREAIEEWNGQQINEFMSQQNIKWVFNLPSASHQGGVWERCVRGIRRILSSLIQEQKLDDEALATLMCEIEAIVNSRPITKVSDDPRDLQPLTPNHLLLLRNGPQLPPGAFTGDEMYARRRWRQVQHLVDTFWRRWTREYLPQLQQRQKWFHKKRNLAVGDIVLIVDDRCPRSSWPLGRIVETHTNLQHGCVRSAKVKTTSTTLSRPITKLVLLETVESTNS